ATTTACCAGCTGCCCCCTAGCATCTCTCGCAACAAACATGATTTCCCTCCTTTTCTATATTATTCGTAAAAAAAGAAAAAAGATCAGGAAATTCCCTAATCTTCATTCATGTTTATTTGATTTTTTTAGCTAGCATGGTCGCAAAGTGTAGTTGAATACGATTGCCATTTTCGTCACGACGGTGCAAATGGCCTGGATTTTCATTGTACTTAACCAATTCCCAGTCCTTGTAATAGTCTGCCAATTCCCCTTCTTTAAATGTGAATGGGAAGTTCACTGAGCAAGGATAATCTTCCGTGTCCATGGCACAGACGATAAGGTTGTAGCCACCAATACTAGTTTGCTCCTGCATATTTTGAATAATAGCTGGAATACGGTCTGCTTGTAGAAACATGAGAACAACAGTTGATACGATAAAATCATACTCTTGCCCGATGCTAGCTGAATTGATATCGTAAAGACCAACAGGCATATCCAGGTCTTCCTGCTCCACAATGCTTTGTAAGATTTCAAGGGCCAGTTCATTTTGATCCACAGCTGTCACATCAAAACCTTGTTGGGCTAAAAAGAGAGAATTACGGCCTTGACCACAGCCCAAATCCAAGGCTTTCCCTGGTTTTACTGTCTGCATAGCCTCTAAGACCTCTGAATGAACAGGATTGGTACTGTATTTCTTAGGGAAATAATCCTCAGGTTTACAATAAAATTCCAAGTACCACTCCACATCATCTGTTACAGCCTCCACTCGGTGCCAAGCTTGTGGTTGTGCCATGGGATTGTCAGCTCCTGCTTCAAAGAGATGCTCAGCTAGAACCTCACCATCCTCTGTCAATTCAATAAACTTGAGAGTTCCTTTCAAAACAGTAATCTTGCCCCAAGTCCCGACCTTGGTATTGTGTTTCTGTTGAACCGCCTCTGGCATGGTTTCTTTAGTCCACAAGGGCATACGTTTATAGGCAACTAATTTTTCCATTTTCATTTCCTCTTTTTATCGCTGATTAACAGCTTTCATCACGCGCGCAATATCGCGATTCTGCTCACGACGTTTGATAGACTCCCGTTTATCATAGTCATGCTTCCCTTTAGCTAGACCTAAAAGGAGTTTAGCGTAACCATCTTTGATATAGACTTTAAGGGGAACCAGGGTCATTCCTGTACCTTTAGTCTCTTGCTCCAACTTTTGGATTTGCTTTTTATGGAGTAAGAGTTTGCGACGGCGTTCTGGTTCTTGATTCCAGATATTACCCTCTTCGTAAGGCGCGATATGGACATTGCTCAACCAAACTTCTCCATTTTTCACTTGAGCAAAGCCATCCTTGAGATTGATTCGAGCAGCTCGTACACTCTTGATTTCAGTTCCAGTCAGGACCATCCCTGCCTCTAGCGTATCTACGATTGTATAGTCGTGGCGTGCCTTTTTATTTTGTGCGACGACCTTTCCCTCGCCCTTTGCCATGCTTGGCTCCTTTCTTAGCTACTTCTTTGTAAAAGGGTTTCTTCCCTTTTTTCTTCTTGTCTTTTTGTGAATGCTTGCACTTATCATTTGAGCGTCCTGATTTTCTCTTATCTTCCTTCTTATCTGAACGACGACTTGAACCACGCCCTCTGTCATTTCGACTAGACTGTTTCAAGCCTTTTTCAATCACATCAAATTCACTTGGAATGTAAGAGAAGTCAATTTCACCTGTCATCTTATCCGCTCTTTCAACCCGAATACGAATCTGTTGACCTACACGGAAGGTTGTCCCCGATTTTTCCCCACGAAGAGTCAAATCACGTTCATTGAAATGATAAAATTCAGGTAGATTAGTGATGTGAATCAAGCCCTCAACTGTATTCGGCAATTCAACAAAGAGACCGAATTTAACGATGCTAGACACAACCGCATCGTACTCTTCGCCCACGTATTCTTCCATGTACTCAGCCTTTTTCATGGCTTCGACTTCACGTTCAGCCTCAATGGCACGACGTTCACGGTTGGAAGACTGGGTCGCAATCTCTGGAATCACTTGCTCAAAATACTCTGCTATTTCCTTAGAACGGCCGTAATCCCGAACCATACGGTGAACAAGAAGGTCTGGATAACGACGAATCGGACTGGTAAAGTGAGTGTAATAATCAGCCGCTAGACCATAATGCCCGTGATTGTGCTCTGAATAGCGTGCCTGCTGCATAGAGCGAAGAAGCATCATGGACAAGACATCTGCATAAGGTTCTCCCTCAACAGTACGCATGATGTCTTGGAGGGCCTCCTGGCTAATCTCACTGGCAGTTCCATAAATGCGCAAGCCAAAACTCGAAGCATAATCAATAAACTTCTGAACTTTTTCAGCCTTTGGCTCCTCATGGATACGATAAATAAAAGGTAGCTCCAACTTGCTAAAGTGCTCGGCAACTGTTTCATTGGCCATCAACATAAAGGACTCAATCATGCGCTCGGCAATGCCACGCTTACGAAGAACGATATCAACAGGCTTACCTTGTTTATCCACTAAAATCTTGGCTTCATTGGTATCGAAATTGAGGGCTCCACGTTTCACACGCATGTTTTCTAGAGTTTCATGGAGCTTAGCCATAAGTTCAATACTTGGTACAATTTTATGATATTCTTGTCTCTTTTCCTCGTCGCCTGCCAGGATATCATTGACATCACTATAAGTCATACGGAAGCTTGTCTTGATAACCGTTTGAGTAATGGTGTAGTTGACCACACGACCATCTTTATCAATCTCCATAATAGCTGACTGGGTCAGGCGGTCAACTTGAGGATTGAGAGAGCAGATACCATTTGACAGTCGTTCTGGAAGCATTGGGACCACACGGTCTGTCACATAGACAGAAGTTGCGCGGTTAAGGGCTTCCTTGTCAAGAGCAGAACCCTCAGTCACATAATAGGAAACATCTGCTATGTGAACCCCGAGTTCCAGATTGCCATTTTTCAAGGCCTTGATATGCACCGCATCGTCCAAGTCCTTGGCATCCGCACCATCAATGGTAAAAGTAATCTCATTTCTCAGGTCCAGACGACCTTCCATATCCTTTTGAGACGGAACATCAGGCGCACTTTCTGCTTCCTTGACAACAGCCTCTGGAAACTCGGATACAATGTCCATAGACTCCAAAACCTCAAGGACATCAATCCCAACATCCGTCGAGTGCCCCACCACATCGAGGACACTAGCGACAAAGAAATCATGTTTCTTGCTTGGGTATTTATCGATAATTACCTTGATAACTTCTGTTCCTTCTAGTTTTAGGACTGGTTTCTTAACATAAATCGGTTGACTGATTTTCTGATTTTTCGAACGGATGTAGCCAGCATACTTAGGCTTTTCCTGATCTGGAACGATTTGGCCGACAACAGTTGTCAAACTGTGCTCTAGGATATCAATAATTTTGGCTTCAGCTGCTGTTCCCTTGTTTCGGTCAGCGACTTTCTTGATGACGACCTCAACGGTATCACCATCAATAGCATAGTTGACATCGTTTTTTCCTACAAAAAGGTCCTCCTCTTCTCCTTCTAGGGTGACAAAGCCAAAGCCATTTTTATGGGCATGAAAAATCCCCTTTAGAGTAATCTCATGTTTTTTCTTGACTTCCAAAGTCAGACTACCATCTTCCTCAAAGCGTATCTGATGCTTTCTTTCCATTAGGGACAAGGTTTTAATCAACTCACGAAAATCCTTGGACCCGTCTTTTCCCAAAGCCTGAGCCAAGTCATTGACCGTCACCTTTCCCTTATCTTGCAAATATTCTTTTATTCTATCTTTCATATTTTCTTTCTAGATTTTTTAATTTCCTTTTACTGTAAAACCTTCTCAAACATCATTTAAAAATAAAAACAGGCAAAGACCTAGTCCTGCCCATTATTTTCTTATCTACTTGATAATACCGTCAATGCTAAGGCAATGGCTAGCCAGAAAAAGACTAAAATCCCTGTCAAACGCTGCATTACAGCTTCAAAACCGCGTGCTTTACTGCGTTCAAACAAATCACCTGAGCTGGCATCAAATACATTGCTGGATTGATTTTTGGTTGGTTGCATGAAAATCGCAATCACAATCACAACAGATAATACTAATAAAATGGTTAATAATAGGTTATACATATCAAACTCCTTAAAATCCTTATTATTTTACCATAAAATCTACTTAGATTCAAGATGTAGGGTTACTTTTCTTTCCTTGGGACAATACTTTAAAACCTCAATCTTGTCTGGATGAGTTTTTGAATTTTTACTGGTTAGGTAATTGATACTGCCACAAGAGGAGCATTTTAGATTAATTTTTACTCGCACTAGATTTCCTTTACTTTTAATAATGTTCGAAATTGAAGAAGGTTAAAGAGACAACTAAAGGCAACACAAAGGCTTGTCGCATAAAATACTGCATGGTAGCCAAATTGACCTGCTACTGCAGAACCTGCCATGGGACCAACGACACCTCCCAGATAAAAGAATACCTGATTGAAGGCAAAGACCCTCGAAATGCCGGCTTTGGGAGTCATTTTGCTGAGTAGGGCATTAACCCCGGGAATCAAGGCACCGGTTCCCAGTCCAAAAAGGAATCGATAGAGTCATAGTTGAAGGGGGCTAGAGGCATTGGCACAGAGGAGATAGATGATGACTGAATAAAACTGGGCTACAACCAAGAGGCGATGATTACCCACCTTGTCACCTAGCTTGCCCATGACTCCTGCACTCATCATACTGGAAAAGCCCATACTGGATACAATCAAACCAGATACAAAAAGAAGATTCTCTGTCTGGCCTAAGTCGCGTACATACAGAGCTAAGATAGGGCCGATTGATTGGGCTGAAAATTGGATGACAAAACTGGTCAGAAAGAGGTTGACTAAGAGATAGGGATATTTAACTGATGTAAATAATTCCTTTGTTGTGATGGCCTTTTCCTTGGCTACTGGTTGAAAATCTTCCTTAATAAAGCAAATAGTCAAAACAGCAGCTAAGAATAGAAAACTACCAACCAGTAAAAAGACAGTACGAATGCCAAATAATTCTGCAATAAAGCCACCAATAAAGGGACCAGTTAGAGTACCTGCAACTACGCCTGTAGACAAAGTACCTAAGGCAGAGCCTGATTTCTCCTTGGGAACCTGACTGGCTATCAAGGCTGTTGCATTGGGAACAAAACCCGCAAATACACCATTCAGTAAACGAAGAAAGATTAACCAATAAATATTTGGGACAAAGGCCAAGCCTCCCATAGTAATAGTCATGGCCATACCAGCACGAATCATCATGGGTTTTCGGCCGTATTTATCAGCAAGAATGCCCCAGATAGGAGAGAAAAGTGCTGCAGAAATGGCAGAGACAGAAATAGCTAAACCTGCATAAAAAGCGACTTGCTCACTCCCTACACCTAGATTTTCCACAAAGATGGGCATAAAAGGCACAACCAAAGAAATACTGGCTCCAGTCAGAAAATTACCAAACCAGGCAATGCGCAGATTATCCTTCCAGTTAATCTCTTTCATCTTGCCTACCTCCCTCAAGCAGGGAGAACACCTGAGTAAGAAGCTGGTCCTGATTTCCATTGTTGTTTAAAACATGGCTGGCCAAATCTTTCTTTTTCTCTAAAGGCCACTGGGCTGCCAGACGAGACTCAGCTTCATCTTTGGACAAGTGGTCTCTTTTCATTAGACGTTCTACTTGGACATCTCTATCCACATAGACCAACCAAGTCTCATCAAACCAAGCGCTGTAGGCCTGCTCAAAAAGTAGGGGAATATCCATGAAGAAAATCTCTTCTGTCTGAGCCAACTGGTCTCTCAACGTAGCTAGCTCCTCACGAATAATCTCCCCTTGAGTTATCCTAGACCATTCCCGTTCTTCAGGATTTGAAAAGATAAGACTAGCTAGGATAGGGCGATTAAGTTCTCCGTTTTCAAGGATGATTTCTTGCCCAAAGTGCTTGACTAGAGCCTCAAACAGACGACCACCAGGTTTCTGTAGTTGGTGGACGACTGCGTCGGCATCCACTACTTGAAAACCTTGCTTTCTTAGAAAATTTGTCACAGTTGACTTACCAGAGGCAATTCCCCCAGTGATTCCAATGATTTTT
Above is a genomic segment from Streptococcus sp. SN-1 containing:
- the tehB gene encoding SAM-dependent methyltransferase TehB, whose protein sequence is MEKLVAYKRMPLWTKETMPEAVQQKHNTKVGTWGKITVLKGTLKFIELTEDGEVLAEHLFEAGADNPMAQPQAWHRVEAVTDDVEWYLEFYCKPEDYFPKKYSTNPVHSEVLEAMQTVKPGKALDLGCGQGRNSLFLAQQGFDVTAVDQNELALEILQSIVEQEDLDMPVGLYDINSASIGQEYDFIVSTVVLMFLQADRIPAIIQNMQEQTSIGGYNLIVCAMDTEDYPCSVNFPFTFKEGELADYYKDWELVKYNENPGHLHRRDENGNRIQLHFATMLAKKIK
- the smpB gene encoding SsrA-binding protein SmpB; its protein translation is MAKGEGKVVAQNKKARHDYTIVDTLEAGMVLTGTEIKSVRAARINLKDGFAQVKNGEVWLSNVHIAPYEEGNIWNQEPERRRKLLLHKKQIQKLEQETKGTGMTLVPLKVYIKDGYAKLLLGLAKGKHDYDKRESIKRREQNRDIARVMKAVNQR
- the rnr gene encoding ribonuclease R; its protein translation is MKDRIKEYLQDKGKVTVNDLAQALGKDGSKDFRELIKTLSLMERKHQIRFEEDGSLTLEVKKKHEITLKGIFHAHKNGFGFVTLEGEEEDLFVGKNDVNYAIDGDTVEVVIKKVADRNKGTAAEAKIIDILEHSLTTVVGQIVPDQEKPKYAGYIRSKNQKISQPIYVKKPVLKLEGTEVIKVIIDKYPSKKHDFFVASVLDVVGHSTDVGIDVLEVLESMDIVSEFPEAVVKEAESAPDVPSQKDMEGRLDLRNEITFTIDGADAKDLDDAVHIKALKNGNLELGVHIADVSYYVTEGSALDKEALNRATSVYVTDRVVPMLPERLSNGICSLNPQVDRLTQSAIMEIDKDGRVVNYTITQTVIKTSFRMTYSDVNDILAGDEEKRQEYHKIVPSIELMAKLHETLENMRVKRGALNFDTNEAKILVDKQGKPVDIVLRKRGIAERMIESFMLMANETVAEHFSKLELPFIYRIHEEPKAEKVQKFIDYASSFGLRIYGTASEISQEALQDIMRTVEGEPYADVLSMMLLRSMQQARYSEHNHGHYGLAADYYTHFTSPIRRYPDLLVHRMVRDYGRSKEIAEYFEQVIPEIATQSSNRERRAIEAEREVEAMKKAEYMEEYVGEEYDAVVSSIVKFGLFVELPNTVEGLIHITNLPEFYHFNERDLTLRGEKSGTTFRVGQQIRIRVERADKMTGEIDFSYIPSEFDVIEKGLKQSSRNDRGRGSSRRSDKKEDKRKSGRSNDKCKHSQKDKKKKGKKPFYKEVAKKGAKHGKGRGKGRRTK
- the secG gene encoding preprotein translocase subunit SecG — encoded protein: MYNLLLTILLVLSVVIVIAIFMQPTKNQSSNVFDASSGDLFERSKARGFEAVMQRLTGILVFFWLAIALALTVLSSR
- the rpmG gene encoding 50S ribosomal protein L33, producing the protein MRVKINLKCSSCGSINYLTSKNSKTHPDKIEVLKYCPKERKVTLHLESK
- the coaE gene encoding dephospho-CoA kinase (Dephospho-CoA kinase (CoaE) performs the final step in coenzyme A biosynthesis.); this translates as MGKIIGITGGIASGKSTVTNFLRKQGFQVVDADAVVHQLQKPGGRLFEALVKHFGQEIILENGELNRPILASLIFSNPEEREWSRITQGEIIREELATLRDQLAQTEEIFFMDIPLLFEQAYSAWFDETWLVYVDRDVQVERLMKRDHLSKDEAESRLAAQWPLEKKKDLASHVLNNNGNQDQLLTQVFSLLEGGRQDERD